The Fibrobacter sp. genome includes a region encoding these proteins:
- a CDS encoding family 43 glycosylhydrolase, which produces MFGKLLSVTSVLALAGVAFAQQPIITTNYTADPAPMVHGDTVYLYTTHDEDDAEGFVMYDWLLHTSTDMVNWTSHGAVASLNDIKWSTRTNGAWAEQVVFRNGKWYMYVPIHGNGISVLVADNPYGPFKEPLNKALVWQREHWNDIDPTVWVDDDGQAYMYWGNPDLYMIKLNEDMISTSGNIVTHPKVKDYQEGPWFYKHDSHYYMAFASTCCAEGIGYAMSDSPTGPWTYKGDIMPHTSRSNGNHPGIIDYKGKSYVFGHHYQLWHQKSDKMGLKFQHKERRSVGVAEMKYNADGTIQKIDWWPDNGVAQLEDFNPYKRVEAETMSWGEEVKVRKSGAAGNTVLTNLTDGKYTKISGVEFGDAGAESFSASVLSVKRASSVTVRLDKVDGPVVAKAEFSKDGLVTVPAEGAVGKHDVFFMFSGDFEADYWEFEDSKTAIPQGPFCEAMLKDPEAKCELPVIGAKVEGLGNFIEFENYDVGGAGKAYYDMDTENKGGEYREDRVDIVAIKTEKGDGYAIGYTQKGEWLEYTVNVDAASALPYELSYATGMESAGIQLFMDNEPITDTLKLAGTGDFDKYATFKGKTTKELAKGEHVLKVLLTSDYVNLDWIAFGTSDKTAEEIRETAAIGAGFASPVAGFFGNTAVEYKVFDLMGHQLGKILLDSGASVMGLKVSLRAAGYHKGTYLVRNSRGQSLKINLAK; this is translated from the coding sequence ATGTTTGGGAAACTCTTATCCGTTACTTCTGTATTGGCTTTGGCTGGAGTGGCCTTTGCCCAGCAACCAATAATCACAACCAATTACACGGCGGACCCGGCTCCCATGGTGCATGGGGACACGGTGTACCTTTACACGACCCACGACGAAGATGACGCCGAAGGGTTCGTGATGTACGATTGGCTGTTGCATACTTCTACGGACATGGTCAACTGGACGAGCCATGGGGCTGTGGCCTCCTTGAACGATATCAAGTGGAGCACCAGGACCAATGGCGCTTGGGCCGAGCAGGTTGTATTCCGCAATGGCAAATGGTACATGTACGTCCCCATTCATGGTAACGGAATTTCTGTCCTGGTGGCAGATAATCCCTACGGCCCCTTTAAGGAACCTCTGAACAAGGCCTTGGTTTGGCAGCGGGAGCATTGGAACGATATCGACCCCACCGTATGGGTGGATGATGACGGGCAGGCCTACATGTACTGGGGCAATCCGGATTTGTACATGATCAAGCTTAACGAAGACATGATCAGCACTTCCGGCAATATCGTTACCCACCCCAAGGTCAAGGATTACCAGGAAGGCCCTTGGTTCTACAAGCACGACAGCCATTACTACATGGCCTTTGCTTCCACCTGCTGCGCCGAAGGTATCGGCTATGCCATGAGCGACTCCCCCACGGGCCCCTGGACCTACAAGGGCGACATTATGCCTCATACTTCCCGCAGTAACGGAAACCACCCGGGGATTATTGACTATAAGGGAAAATCCTACGTATTTGGCCATCATTATCAACTTTGGCACCAGAAATCCGATAAAATGGGCCTCAAGTTCCAGCACAAGGAACGCCGTTCTGTTGGCGTTGCCGAGATGAAGTATAATGCCGACGGAACTATCCAAAAGATTGACTGGTGGCCGGATAATGGCGTGGCCCAGCTGGAAGATTTCAACCCCTACAAGCGCGTAGAGGCAGAAACCATGTCCTGGGGCGAAGAAGTGAAGGTCCGTAAGAGCGGTGCCGCCGGCAATACGGTTCTTACCAATCTTACCGACGGCAAGTACACTAAGATCAGCGGCGTGGAATTCGGTGACGCCGGCGCAGAATCCTTCTCGGCTTCCGTTTTGAGCGTTAAGAGGGCTTCTTCTGTTACGGTTCGCCTGGACAAGGTGGACGGCCCCGTTGTTGCTAAGGCTGAATTCAGTAAGGACGGCCTGGTGACTGTGCCTGCCGAAGGTGCAGTTGGCAAGCATGACGTGTTCTTTATGTTCTCAGGCGACTTTGAAGCCGACTACTGGGAATTTGAAGACAGCAAGACTGCCATTCCCCAGGGCCCCTTCTGCGAAGCAATGCTGAAGGATCCCGAAGCCAAGTGTGAACTGCCGGTCATCGGTGCCAAGGTTGAAGGCCTGGGCAACTTCATTGAATTCGAGAACTACGACGTAGGCGGTGCCGGCAAGGCCTACTACGACATGGACACGGAAAACAAGGGCGGTGAATATCGCGAAGACCGCGTCGATATTGTTGCCATCAAGACTGAAAAAGGCGACGGCTATGCCATTGGCTACACCCAGAAGGGCGAATGGCTGGAATACACTGTGAATGTGGATGCCGCTAGTGCCCTCCCCTACGAGCTTTCTTATGCAACGGGAATGGAATCTGCCGGAATCCAGCTCTTTATGGATAACGAGCCCATTACTGACACCTTGAAGCTGGCTGGAACCGGCGATTTCGACAAATACGCCACATTCAAGGGTAAGACCACCAAGGAACTGGCCAAGGGTGAGCACGTGCTGAAGGTTCTGTTGACCTCCGACTACGTGAACCTGGACTGGATCGCCTTTGGTACAAGCGACAAGACTGCTGAAGAAATTCGTGAAACCGCCGCCATCGGAGCAGGATTTGCCTCCCCTGTTGCAGGATTTTTTGGAAATACAGCGGTTGAATATAAGGTCTTTGACCTGATGGGCCATCAGCTAGGCAAGATCCTGCTGGATAGTGGAGCCTCTGTAATGGGGCTGAAGGTTAGCCTAAGGGCGGCCGGCTACCATAAGGGTACTTATTTGGTACGGAACTCCAGGGGCCAAAGCCTCAAAATAAACCTAGCTAAATAA